A window of Clostridioides sp. ES-S-0010-02 genomic DNA:
TTTAAGTTCATAGCAATTCCTAACGCTGGTAACATAGCTCCAATTACATTGAATACATGTAACACATTATCATTCATTACTTCTAACATTCCATCTATTGCATTTGGCCCAAAATAAACAACTAATAATGCTGGTATAAAACTCATTACAAACAATAGTATCTGAGGTGGAACTATATTTATAAATGCTACTTTATCTATATTTCCTTTTTGAACCTCTCTATCTGCCCAGTGTGCAAAAAAAGAATTGACTGTCATTTTACCTATCCAAAGTACAGTTGCAACAGTACCTAATGGAACAGCTATTGCCATTGCAGTACTTACATCCAAATTAGATGCTATAGCTAAAGCAGTCCCCACATATCCTGCAAAAGCTGGGTCTCCCATTTGAGCCCCTCCTGCTGATATGAATCCTAAATATATCATATTTATACCTGCACCTATAATTGCTCCTTGAACTGGGTCTCCTAGTATAATTCCTGTTACAAATCCAGCTAATAAAGGTCTATTCCATGTAAAAAATCCAACATAAGTTAGCCATGGACTCCAAGAAAGATAATAAAAAATTGCTATTAAAACTGCTTGAATTAGTGAAATTTGCATGTTCTTCCTCCTTATTTAATTTTAAATATTTACAAAATAGGTCTTACAACAATGTTCCTACATCAATTTTCTTTGCATCTGGAACTATTTGTATAAAACACTTAACATTCTTTGATATTAATTCCCTAAATATTTCTTTCTCTTCATCTGATACTGATATATTCTTATAAAAACTTTTTCTTCCAAGACCAGCACCCATACCCCCAACATTTAATTCTTTTAAATCTACTCCATTATTTACTAGACCTAAAACAGTTTTAGGATATTTAACTAATACTATTAAATTTTCATCTCCATCATATGATTTTAAAACTTCAGAACCTGATTCTATATCATGCACTTCAACCTTAACAGTTGAAGGTGCTGCCATTTGTAATACTTGAACTATAAAAGGGTCTTTTACAACTAAATCATCTACTATTACTATCCTCTTTGCTGATGTAATCTTACACCAAGCAGTTATAACTTGCCCATGTATTAATCTATCATCAATTCTTGTTAATGCTATATTGCTCATAATAATTCCTCCAAAATTTTAATTTATTTTATATATTTAAAGCTGCTTTTACATCTTTAATTCCTGAAACTCCAACTTCTTCACATAAATTTTTTAAATCTTTTAATTTCATAGTATCTCTGTTTAAAAACAGCTCTAAAAGCATAGGCAAATTTACACCTGTTAAACATTCTAATTCACATTCCTTAGCAAATTTATTTATTATAACAGCAGATGTATTGAAAGGAGTTCCTCCATAAAAATCAAGTAATACTAAAATACCTTCATCTTTATATTTTTCAATTCCATTTTCTAATTTTCTACTAAACTCATCTATACTGTCACCATGGTTTAATCCTAAAGTTTCTACTTTTTCTTGTTTCCCTACTATTAATTCAGCACTTTCTAACATTGCTTTAGCCATATTCCCATGTGCAGCTATAATTATTCCTGCCATATGAATCATACCTCTCTTAACTTTTTTATATACATTATAAATTACTATCTTTATTGCTCTACCTTAATTAGCCACATTAATCATTATCTTACCAAAGAAAATGTCTCTTTTGTATATTTTTTCAAAATAATCTGGCACTTCATCTAAGTTTATTCTGTGTGTCACCAATTTCTCAACATTCATGTCACCTTTTTGCATATGATACAAGCCAGCACTCCATTCTTTTCCTGGAAATGGAAATGAATTTCCAAACCAAGTTCCTTTCACAGTTAGCTCACTTCTCACTATCTTCTCAAATTGTTCTCTGCTTAAAGCTACATCTCCATATGGTACTCCTGCATACAGTACTGTCCCACCTTTTTTGGCTAATAATAATACCTGACCACATGTCATTGGAGTTCCTGCTGATTCAATAACAATGTCTGCTCCAGCTCCATTAGTTAATTTTTTTATCTCTTCTACAATATTTTTTTCTTTTGCATTTATACAAATATCTGCTCCTAATTCCTTCGCTAATTCTAATTTCTCATCAAATACATCTATAGCCACTATTTTTGTAGAACCAAATATTTTTGCCCATTGTATTGAAAATAAGCCTATTGGCCCTGTTCCAAGTACTACAACAGTATCTCCTACCTTAGTTTCTGACCTAAAAAGTCCATGCCCTGCTATACACACTGGTTCTAAAGCAGCAGCCGTTTCATAACTTATTTCTTCTGGTATTTTTATCAAATTTCTTTCCTTTACCTTTGTATATTCAGCAAAACATCCTCCAAGCTCTTTATTGCCTATTATTGCTACATTATTACATCTTGAATACAACCCTTTTTTACATTCATCACATTCAAAACATGGCATAGCTGGACAAACAGCAACTCTATCTCCTATTTTAAAATCTTTTACTTCTATACCAACTTCTGCTACTTCTCCTGAAAATTCATGTCCTAAGATTTCTCCCACCATATGAGGGCCTGTCTTTGAGTATTTTGATATATCAGAGCCACATATACCAGCAACTTTTACTTTAACTATTACATCATCTTTTTCTAATATTTTAGGTATATCTGCATTCTCTACTCTTGTATCTCTTACACCATAGAACTTAACTGACTTCACATTAACCACCTCTATTGTTTATTTTATTTAGATATATACTCATCTTTTTTATGTAAAATATATAGAGCAATTTTTATGCCAACATTTGTAAATATAGTTTTCATGCCATTTATCACACTGTTATTATATGTGTGTCAAAGTGTGTCAAAAAATTTTCCTACAAAAACTTATGTGTGTTAATACAAATGACACTCACTTTCTTTCTGAGTACTTTTCTAAATTTTTTCATAAAATGTACTTTTTTTATTATTTTTATAAAAATGTTCGGAAAAATTCTCTATTTTTGTGATATAATATTAAATATAAGGCATCAATATAGATTTTTATACGAATACCAGAACTTTTTTGACACTAATGCCTTATTCAATATAATAATTTAATATTTTGGAGGTTGTTTATGAAAAAAGTGTATCAAGGAAAGACTAAAGATGTTTTTGAATTAGATAATGGAAATTTCTTACTTAAATTTAAGGATGATGTAACTGGCAAAGATGGTGTATTCGATCCAGGTGAAAATACTGTAGGGCTAAGCATAGATGGAATTGGTAAGGCTAATTTAGAAACATCTGTTAAGTTCTTTGAAATTCTAAACAATGCTGGAATTAAAACTCATTATGTAAGTGCTAATTTAGAAGATGCAACTATGGAAGTGTTACCAGCAAAAGTTTTTGGTAATGGATTAGAAGTTATTTGTCGTTATAGAGCTGTTGGTAGTTTCTTACGTCGTTATGGTTCATGTGTTGAAGAAGGAGCTAAGTTAGACTGTTATGTAGAAGCAACTTTAAAAGATGATGACCGTTGTGACCCACTTATAACATCTGAAGGTTTAGAAGCTTTAAATATTATGACTCAAGCTCAATTTGATTCAATGAAGAGTATGACTCAAAAAATTTCTAACATAGTTCGTGATACTATAGCTGAAAAAGGACTTGAACTTTATGATATTAAGTTTGAATTTGGATTCTACAATAATGAAGTAATATTAATAGATGAGATAGCATCTGGAAATATGCGTGTTTATAAAGATGGTGTAATAGTTGACCCTATGGATTTAACTGCTTTATTATTAGCAAAATAATTATACAGAATATATACATATAATTTTCAAATACAAATCTAATAAACTTATAAATAAAAACAAGCTATGAATCAGAAATTCTATAAAATATCAATTACTTTAAAACATTTTATAATTTCTAATTTCATAGCTTTTTTATTGTATTATTACAACATTTTATAATTTCTAACTTTATAGCATCTTTTATTCTGCCGATGCACTTAATTCCTATAAATTAGCTTCTATATTCTATAACTATCACCTCCTACTATTTATCCTAATTCATACTTATTAGTTACTAGATAATAATTTCAATCCTACAATCCCCACTACAATAAGACCTATACATAAAATTCTAGCCATATTAACTGGTTCATTTAAAAGAGCAATTCCTACAATAGCAGTTCCAACTGTACCAATTCCAGTCCATATGGCATATGACGTTCCAAGCGGAAGATGTTTAAGCGCCAATGATAAAAAATAAAAACTAACAATCATCCCAACAACAGTAAGTATACTTGGAGTCAACTTAGAAAATCCATGTGAATTTTTTAATTGAAATGCCCAAAAAACTTCAAATAGTCCTGCAATAAATAAAAATAACCATTTCATATAAATCATCCCTCTTTTCAAATAATATATCTCTTTTTTAGCAATAAAATAACCTGAGAAATATTATAAAATATCTCCCAGGTTTTTATCCTTCCGTGTTCACAACAAAATTATGTTGTGGGTTTTATCTTGGACCAGACCAATCATTAATAATTGCGGAACCCTATAAAACTCTAGTATTATTTTATTGTCTTTAAAATAATACTAGCAACATAGGTAAAAAAAGTCAATATATTGATATGATATAAATTATAAGAGTATAAATTAAAATATATATCTATAGTAATTTGTACTCTTTGGTTATATAACATATTCAACTTACATATTTTGTATTTATATCTAATTTTTATTTAATATGTTATAATAACATAAAAATATCGAAAGGAGTAATTTTTATGAATTCCTACAAAATTGCAGTGTGTCAGATGATTACTACAGAAAACAAGATTGAAAATATTAATCATGCTGTAGAAATGGTAACAGAAGCTGCCAATAATGGGGCTAAAATTGTGGTTTTACCGGAAATGTTTAATTGTCCATATGAAAATAAATACTTTCCTAAATTTGCAGAAGAATATCCAGGTGAAACAACAAATACATTGAGTAAACTAGCCGAAAAACATGGTATTTATCTAATTTCTGGTAGTATTCCAGAGTTAGAAGATAGCAAAATCTATAATACTTGTTATGTATTTGATAAAAATGGAACTTTAATTGGAAAACATCGCAAAATGCACTTATTTGACATTGAAGTTACAGGAAAAGTTAGCTTTAAAGAATCTGATACTCTTACTGCTGGAAATGATGTTACTATAATAGATACTGAATATGGAAAGATGGGTATTGCTATTTGCTATGATATTCGTTTCCCTGAATTATCACGTTTAATGGCTCTTGAAGGTGCAGAAATCGTTATCTTGCCAGCAGCATTCAATATGACAACTGGACCTGCACATTGGGAATTATCTATCAGAATGCGTGCTTTAGATAATCAGATATTTTATGTTGGTGCTGCACCTGCTCGAAATAAAGATGCTTCTTACATAGCTTTTGGTAATTCAAGAATTTCAGACCCTTGGGGAAAAATTATAGCTCAGGCTGATGAAAAGGAATGCATTATCTATGCTGATATTGATAGAGATTTAATTCCTGACATAAGACAACAATTACCATTACTTAAACATAGAAGAACAGACTTATATGAACTTAATATTTTAAAATAAAAAATTATAAAACCCCCTAAATTAATTATTTAAAATATTTATGGGGTTTTTATTATGGTAATTATCCCAACTACTCTTAGTTACTAATTGATTAATAGTAGTCATTTTTTATTAAATATCTTTACTTTTCTCACTTATCATATCTTCCAACTTTATATTTGGATTATGGTATCTCTTTTTATTTTTAGTTACATCTTTCCATTGAATCGCTTGCTTAGGACACCAATGTACACATGCTAAACAATGTTCACAATTGTGTAAAAACTTCGGTCTCCCCTTTTCAACGTCTATATTATTTACAGAACATACTTTTGAACAAATACCACATTCTATACAGGTATCTTCAACTGAAAAATGGCTATCTTGATTTGCACAAGATGAAATATATTTTTTATAAAACTTCTTGTATATAAAATTTGTTTTGCCAATTTTATTACTTTTCTTATTTACAATATCTTCTGACACTTCATTAACCTTGATTTCTGCTTTTCTAAGTAAATTATCAATTTTTTTATCATCTTTTATTTTAAACTCACAAATGTAATTAGAAACCATCTGTATCCTTGAACCTAGATTTAGTCCATGACCCTTCTCTTTCAATAAAGCATTCACATCATGAAGCGCACTTCCACCTATCATGCCTCCACAAGTTACTACAGCAAAAATATATGGTTTATCACTTTTAATATTTAGATTTGATATAAATTTAGAAACAAGATTAGGTAACTCCCAAAAATATAATGGAAATACAAATCCTATCATATCACTATTACAATCTACATCAGTTGTTTCACATATTCTAATTATATTTGCATTTATTTTATTCGATATACTCTCTGCTACACTTAGGCTATTTCCAGTTGATGTAAAATAATAAATAACTTTATCTTTCATAAAATACTCCTCCCAAGATGCCCTTTTGGAAAATTATTCATCTTTATATATTAAAATTAGAATACTCAAATAAAGACTATTAACTACATGCTTAAATTTTCCAATAATTAGACACTTGATTTATTTAGTATATAAAAATATACTAATTTTAATCATTAAAACTATTATATTTTTATGTAAATTTAATAATTTGAGAAATTCTTGAGATTTTTATACTAAAATAGAAGTTGTTTAAAAAGTTTTATTTAGAA
This region includes:
- a CDS encoding EFR1 family ferrodoxin (N-terminal region resembles flavodoxins. C-terminal ferrodoxin region binds two 4Fe-4S clusters.), whose product is MKDKVIYYFTSTGNSLSVAESISNKINANIIRICETTDVDCNSDMIGFVFPLYFWELPNLVSKFISNLNIKSDKPYIFAVVTCGGMIGGSALHDVNALLKEKGHGLNLGSRIQMVSNYICEFKIKDDKKIDNLLRKAEIKVNEVSEDIVNKKSNKIGKTNFIYKKFYKKYISSCANQDSHFSVEDTCIECGICSKVCSVNNIDVEKGRPKFLHNCEHCLACVHWCPKQAIQWKDVTKNKKRYHNPNIKLEDMISEKSKDI
- a CDS encoding phosphoribosylaminoimidazolesuccinocarboxamide synthase, whose amino-acid sequence is MKKVYQGKTKDVFELDNGNFLLKFKDDVTGKDGVFDPGENTVGLSIDGIGKANLETSVKFFEILNNAGIKTHYVSANLEDATMEVLPAKVFGNGLEVICRYRAVGSFLRRYGSCVEEGAKLDCYVEATLKDDDRCDPLITSEGLEALNIMTQAQFDSMKSMTQKISNIVRDTIAEKGLELYDIKFEFGFYNNEVILIDEIASGNMRVYKDGVIVDPMDLTALLLAK
- the sugE gene encoding quaternary ammonium compound efflux SMR transporter SugE; amino-acid sequence: MKWLFLFIAGLFEVFWAFQLKNSHGFSKLTPSILTVVGMIVSFYFLSLALKHLPLGTSYAIWTGIGTVGTAIVGIALLNEPVNMARILCIGLIVVGIVGLKLLSSN
- a CDS encoding PTS sugar transporter subunit IIC: MQISLIQAVLIAIFYYLSWSPWLTYVGFFTWNRPLLAGFVTGIILGDPVQGAIIGAGINMIYLGFISAGGAQMGDPAFAGYVGTALAIASNLDVSTAMAIAVPLGTVATVLWIGKMTVNSFFAHWADREVQKGNIDKVAFINIVPPQILLFVMSFIPALLVVYFGPNAIDGMLEVMNDNVLHVFNVIGAMLPALGIAMNLKLIGNKFTMPFFILGILMAVYFKVDIIVISVIGVILALTITSIKYGKDGATS
- a CDS encoding carbon-nitrogen hydrolase family protein, yielding MNSYKIAVCQMITTENKIENINHAVEMVTEAANNGAKIVVLPEMFNCPYENKYFPKFAEEYPGETTNTLSKLAEKHGIYLISGSIPELEDSKIYNTCYVFDKNGTLIGKHRKMHLFDIEVTGKVSFKESDTLTAGNDVTIIDTEYGKMGIAICYDIRFPELSRLMALEGAEIVILPAAFNMTTGPAHWELSIRMRALDNQIFYVGAAPARNKDASYIAFGNSRISDPWGKIIAQADEKECIIYADIDRDLIPDIRQQLPLLKHRRTDLYELNILK
- a CDS encoding galactitol-1-phosphate 5-dehydrogenase; the encoded protein is MKSVKFYGVRDTRVENADIPKILEKDDVIVKVKVAGICGSDISKYSKTGPHMVGEILGHEFSGEVAEVGIEVKDFKIGDRVAVCPAMPCFECDECKKGLYSRCNNVAIIGNKELGGCFAEYTKVKERNLIKIPEEISYETAAALEPVCIAGHGLFRSETKVGDTVVVLGTGPIGLFSIQWAKIFGSTKIVAIDVFDEKLELAKELGADICINAKEKNIVEEIKKLTNGAGADIVIESAGTPMTCGQVLLLAKKGGTVLYAGVPYGDVALSREQFEKIVRSELTVKGTWFGNSFPFPGKEWSAGLYHMQKGDMNVEKLVTHRINLDEVPDYFEKIYKRDIFFGKIMINVAN
- a CDS encoding PTS sugar transporter subunit IIB, with the translated sequence MSNIALTRIDDRLIHGQVITAWCKITSAKRIVIVDDLVVKDPFIVQVLQMAAPSTVKVEVHDIESGSEVLKSYDGDENLIVLVKYPKTVLGLVNNGVDLKELNVGGMGAGLGRKSFYKNISVSDEEKEIFRELISKNVKCFIQIVPDAKKIDVGTLL
- a CDS encoding PTS sugar transporter subunit IIA — encoded protein: MIHMAGIIIAAHGNMAKAMLESAELIVGKQEKVETLGLNHGDSIDEFSRKLENGIEKYKDEGILVLLDFYGGTPFNTSAVIINKFAKECELECLTGVNLPMLLELFLNRDTMKLKDLKNLCEEVGVSGIKDVKAALNI